The Argentina anserina chromosome 5, drPotAnse1.1, whole genome shotgun sequence genome includes the window CTAAATCCTCTCATTTATAATTCGTTCTGACAATTCGGTCAACTATCAATTTAAGATATTAGAGAGCATCTGTACCTCTCTCTAATGTAATTGGAGTTGGAAAAGTAAATAGCAGAATCCACTCGTACAATCATAACACCCGGAACCTTGGTTGCTTCTGGATACTGTTGGATGTTTCTATACACAGTTGTGCTAGGAATCTTCCCGAGCAATGCAGTTCGTGGCCTGGTGACTTGTAAGAGGATTTTAGCAAAGGAAATTGAGACCTGGGTGGAAACAGAAGTTAAGTTAGACTACTGATCTCTACATGATAATATTGATATATAAGGCAGCAGTTGACAAAGATGATTTATACCGCAATTAAGAGGCCTATCTCAACAGATGCAAAGATCACTCCAAAGAAGGCCCCCATGCAAGCGACAAAATCAAATTTATCAATCTTCCATATGAGGATTGCTGCTTGAAAGTCGATTAGGTTGATCACAGCAGATATAATGATGGCGGCAAGAATGGCATTTGGGGTATACTTGAAAAGAGGAGTAATGAATTGCAAGGTTAGGAAAACAACAATGGACATAATGATGTTAGAGACTGCAGTTTGGCAACCGGCCATGTAGTTCACTGCTGAGCGAGAGAATGAACCTACAAGTATCAGCATGTATAATTAGTTTAATTCCATACCCCTAATCCGTAAACCCTAAGTCACCAGAGAGTTACACCTAACTCTGCCAGTGCTGGGTTGCTAGGTTTTTTATCTTTGCTTATAATCATGCAGTAAGAATTTTCACTCCTCAAATTTTATCAAATGGACTTTGATTGTCCACCTTTTGCCAAAAAAGGTCCATGAATACTAATTACAGTCTACAGGAATTGACCCAGATCTGGCAAAGAAAAGTGCATTTCTAACTACTGTTTTGCATCATTGTTCATGTAGTATGCAAGTTATGTCATTATAATGGCACTTTTCTTCTCACCAGTCGCCACATAGCAGGATGTGAACGAGCCAATGATATTCATTGTTCCCAACGCAACcatttctttgtttccatCTATTTGGTAGTCCTTCATGGCAGCAAAAGTTCTTCCAATTGCTATAGCTTCCTGATCattcataaaaaataagagagagAATTTACAAAGGGTTTAGAtacatgtaaataaaattaattctaCAGTTGATAGAAGAAATGAGTTGTAAGATTACTTACTGTTAATGCTATCATGCCAGCCACAACGCCAATCTTAAAACCCTTAGCAACAAAGCCACCAGTGAAAAATATTTGCTTTACAGATGAAGGATTGATTCCCTTTTCAATATACCTCACCTTTATACATAGACAAACAGTTAGTACTTCTGCTCATAGCTGGTATCACCCCTTGCACTAAAATGGTAGTAGAAAACAGAAGGAATAGATACTAGGAAAATAAGTGCTTACAATCTGAACTCCTTGCTTGTCTGCACGAGTTATGTACACAAAGAAAGTGGAAAGAACAACAGATATTAGTGGCGCAATTGCTGGAACCCAGAAGaatttcttattcttcttacCCTGTTCCCAAATCATGTTAATGTCAGACAGTTAACAACAAGCTTGTATCATAGTTGGGAAGTGATGGTAAGGTTCTGGGGATTCTTACAATATATTTTGCAACTATCAAAAATGTTAAAAATGACGCTCCTATGACTATTGTCTGCCAGTTCCACTGCAAATTTATGAATCACGCAAATCAGTATACTGATATTGCAGGTTTAAGACCCATATATGGATCAGCGAGACACAAGTAGAGAAAAAGCACAAGGATAAATGAGTTGGAGAGGTAGATATAACTTACTCCATGATGAGCAGAGCTAAACACTGAGTCCATTACAGAGATTATATCAGTTTTCTTTGTGAAATTTTTTATTCCAAGAAAACCCTTGAGCTGTTGGAGGGCAATTGTGATGGCAGCTCCACCCATAAAACCAACAATGGCAGCATGAGATAGGAAATCAATCAAGAAACCCATCCTGATggtaaagaaaaaaacaaggtATTTCACTATTATTACATAGAACCGAATGATAAAATAAGCACAGTTAGAATAAGTCTTACAGTTCGACCTTAGAAGTTAGAACTATTTAGACAAGAAATGCATTACCTCAAAATTCCAAGGGTGGCTTGGGTTATCCCCGCAAAAAAGGTAGCTGTGAACGCCAGCTGCAAGTAATCTTCTGGCTTAGCAGTAGGGTCAATCTCACTCTGCAGCAGAGTACCCAACAAGAGGGACACCACTGCCACGGGTCCGATGGCAATATCTCTTGAGCTGCCCATGACAGCATAGATTAGAGGTGGAACAAAGCTGGAGTCTGAAAAGGTTTAGGACAACAAAAGAGAAGTCTCAATCTAACTAAAACTTCCAACAAAAGCAGTCATAACCAATGAATGTACCGTTGAGTAGCATAGATACTTACAGAGTCCATATTGAGGAGCCAAATTTGCAAGCTTTGCGTATCCAATATCCTGATTTTGCAGTTTAGAAAATCATTACAAGCTatcaaacacaaaaaaaattctatacAATTATTTGACTTTGCTGGTAAGCTACCTGAGGAATGCAGAGACTAGCAATAGTCAGTCCAGCAATTAAGTCCCCCCTAAAATTCGATAGGGTGTATTTTCTCCCCCATTCAAGTATGGGGAAAATGGCTTGCATGCCAAGGATGAGCTTTCGTGACTTTGGTTGATGCTTGAAGGACCGTAGAGGATCGTCCGAAAAAAATGTTTCCTTCACAGTGTTCATGAATTCCTTGAAGAGCTTTTGCTTTGGGGGAACTCCCACTTTGTGAATATATGTTCCGCCCTGTGAATCATCCATCTCTTGATAATCAAGGTCCTCATTGCTTGAATGAACCGAAGCCATGTATGGTATTCAGTTCACCtgtaatgaatgaaaaaaaaacaacagaaATCAACAACAATTGCCAGAACTAAATGATTCCCATCATGAATAGACTGAAAATGCAGAAGTTAGCCACTATAAGTAGGCTATAGTTTTGCACAAATGTTCCAGACCATGTAGGCTCAAAGTTTATAATGTGCACTGATCAACTAGTCAATGGAAATATTGGTCTCAGTAAACATgcattcaattcaaataagagACCATGATACGAATTTTCAGCCAAAGGTGATAGTCGTAGAGACTAAATCTAACCCAGTGAAAGGAATGGATGCTAGACAAGGTCTGCGCCAATAATTCTTTGAGGCTTATGTGAATGCTAAAGGAAAATAGGAAGTTCTTCCTTATATAAGCACTTCAAAGGGGCTTCTAGTCAAATTTTTCGAGCTGGAAGACAGAAGCACATAAAAGCATAGTTATTAAGGAGTGAATCTAGATATATTACATGTCATGTACATGATTAATAAAAAATCAAGCAGAAATTTCAGTCGCAAACCAGCCAACCCTTGAATTGATTATTCAATCTCAGTTGGTTGAT containing:
- the LOC126793264 gene encoding sulfate transporter 1.3-like codes for the protein MASVHSSNEDLDYQEMDDSQGGTYIHKVGVPPKQKLFKEFMNTVKETFFSDDPLRSFKHQPKSRKLILGMQAIFPILEWGRKYTLSNFRGDLIAGLTIASLCIPQDIGYAKLANLAPQYGLYSSFVPPLIYAVMGSSRDIAIGPVAVVSLLLGTLLQSEIDPTAKPEDYLQLAFTATFFAGITQATLGILRMGFLIDFLSHAAIVGFMGGAAITIALQQLKGFLGIKNFTKKTDIISVMDSVFSSAHHGWNWQTIVIGASFLTFLIVAKYIGKKNKKFFWVPAIAPLISVVLSTFFVYITRADKQGVQIVRYIEKGINPSSVKQIFFTGGFVAKGFKIGVVAGMIALTEAIAIGRTFAAMKDYQIDGNKEMVALGTMNIIGSFTSCYVATGSFSRSAVNYMAGCQTAVSNIIMSIVVFLTLQFITPLFKYTPNAILAAIIISAVINLIDFQAAILIWKIDKFDFVACMGAFFGVIFASVEIGLLIAVSISFAKILLQVTRPRTALLGKIPSTTVYRNIQQYPEATKVPGVMIVRVDSAIYFSNSNYIRERILRWLADEEEQLKAAYVPNIQFLIVEMSPVTDIDTSGIHALEELHRSLRKRDIQLVLANPGPVVINKLHASHVANLIGEDRIFLTVAEAVSSCSPKLVEEA